In Spirosoma pollinicola, the genomic window CGTCAACTGCGCTTCACCTATCGGGAAGTCGCCGTACCAGACAAATTCAAATTGACCAGTTAATCGCTCAAAATCAGGCTGTAACGATGAATTTGCTAATTCATATACGTATTGCCGATTGGTTTTGTCGGGCTTGTACTGAATACGTCCTGAGTCGGTTAATTGTTTAAGCGTTTGCAGGTATAACAAGCGAACAGCCAGCCGGTAGTTTTGCAAACTTACGGCCTCGTCGATAGCCTGGTTAAAGTCGATCTCGTGAATGTTTTCGCTTAGATTTTCATAATCGAGACCAGCCGCCTGGGCTTTCTTCGGAAATAGAAAACGCAGTACTTCGGCTTTCATAAGCAGATAAACAGCTACGCCAGCTATAGCAGCAAGAAGTACATACTGCCAAATGTTTTGATAGGCTTCGCTGGATAAAAACGCCCCGATTTTATGCATGAGCCATTGCCAGAGTCGCGCCAGCGGGTTTTCGGGCGGAGGTGCATCGTTCCCATACTGATAATCATGGTCTGTCTGTAAATCGCGCAGATGATCTTGCTCGGGGTAGCGCACACGCATCGGTGCCCGATCATCGCGGGTAATGACCGGGACAGGTGCTTTTGTCATTGAGTCAGCACGAACTGTCTGCGCCAGAATTGCCGACGGACCTAATAACCCTATTAACCCGACAACAAGACTCGCCCGATAGACAGCAAATCGTAGCTCGTGAATCGTCATTCGTAGATCAAAACGTTCCTTCATCCGTTGCGCGGGGGTGGGTAGTTGATGTACCGATGGCGTCGATGGCCGAAATCAGCCCCCGACCTTCCTGCCGTTCAACCAGATTTGTGTATTGAAAACCAATGGCTGTGTATAGCACAACATTTAACAATGTTCGGCCAACAAGGTTAATGACGTTGCCCAAAATGAGCCAGACAACCGACACATCGGGAAGCATTTTCGCTCCTGTCAGAAAAGCGATAATGGTAGTTGGCACGGCAAATATTAATCCGACAATTCCGACAATTAGCCCCGTGACAAAGATTAGTCCAAAAGTAGACCACCATTTGTCCCGAATAAGCTGAAAACAACGGCTCCAGGTGGGACCAAAGTCAGTGCCTTCAAAGGCAGTAACGGCTAATGACAGCGAGAGGACAACGGCCACATAAAGACCGGGAATAAAGAAAAAGATGAATGCAACACCAATAATAATGGAGTTCAGAATGGTAATAACGATGGCCCGGCCAATCATGGGCTGTACTTCGGTCCAGACGTCGGTTACACTGATCAGGCTGCTTTTGGTTCGGTCATACACTTTCATATGGGCGTAGGTCGTCAGAATGACCGCCACGTTTGC contains:
- a CDS encoding DUF4129 domain-containing protein; this encodes MKERFDLRMTIHELRFAVYRASLVVGLIGLLGPSAILAQTVRADSMTKAPVPVITRDDRAPMRVRYPEQDHLRDLQTDHDYQYGNDAPPPENPLARLWQWLMHKIGAFLSSEAYQNIWQYVLLAAIAGVAVYLLMKAEVLRFLFPKKAQAAGLDYENLSENIHEIDFNQAIDEAVSLQNYRLAVRLLYLQTLKQLTDSGRIQYKPDKTNRQYVYELANSSLQPDFERLTGQFEFVWYGDFPIGEAQLTALRTAFSQFNKAGQKQPIT